TTTAAAGCATGTAGAAACTCATATTGGACGTGTTTGTTTGCCATCTCAGTCTGATAAAGTACTTGAAGATGTGCGTATATCGATTCGACCAGAGGGTTGTCGTCTTGTAGAGGACGGGCGTTATTCAGGGCGAGTGGAACGTGTGACATATAGTGGTGAATACCAAGAGCTTGAAGTTCGTCTAGGGGACGAGCGAGTCACTAACGAGCCGATGGTTGTTTATGCACCTGTTGAGCAAGAGATCGAAATCGGAGCGATTGTGTCCTTTGACATAAAGCCCGAATTGGTCGCGTTAGTAGAAGCCTAGGAAAAGCCCTCAGAGTACTGAGGGCTTTTTCGTTTCATTTAAAAGCAGGATGCTCAAAAGAGTTTATAAATTTTTACGTAAATTAGTTGACAATGATTATCAATAGCAGTATAGTATGACTTGTGAGGTTGATTGAGAATGAAAATCATTAACCGAGTAAATTCATACATAACATACAGGGGGAAAGACAAATGAACAAATGGTTAAAAGCATTCTTATTTAGTCTATTAGCTGTATCTATATTCGCTCTTGCAGCTTGCGGTGCTGATGAGGAAGAGTCAGAAGCTCCGGAAGAAGAGACGGTTGAAGAACCGGCTGATCAAGAAGAAGTAGAAGCTGATGAGGAGGCAACAGCGGAAGAAACAGGAGAATTAGTTGTTTATTCATCTCGAAATGAAAACTTCGTCGATGCACTTTTAGAAAAATTCACTGCGGATACTGGTATTGAAGTGATGCCACTACATGCAGGTGATAATGCTACAAGTCGTATTAAAGGTGAGGCAAACAATACGCAAGCTGATATCTTTATCTCAAATGATATCGGAGCTCTTGAAAACTTACGTTTAGAAGGTTTATTAGAAGAAGCTAACCCAGAGGGTGTTGAATCGATTGACCAACAATATCGCGCCGACGATAATTCTTGGTTCGCTTTATCAGCACGTACTCGTGTTTTAATGTATAATAAAGATCTAATTACCGAAGAAGAAATGCCAAAATCAATTGAAGATTTAATGGATCCGACATACGAAGGTGAATTCGCTATCACTCGTGGTGGTAACGGTGGTATGATCGGACATGTATCAGCGCTTCGTAATGAGTGGGGCGATGAGAAGACTAAAGAGTGGATTAGTGATGTAAAAGATAATGCAGGTGCCATCCTACAAGGACACGGTGATATTCGTCGTGCGGTAGGAGCTGGAGAGTTTAAATTTGGCCTTGTAAACAACTATTACTATCACCAACAACTAGCAGAACCAACAGATAACAACGTAGGCGTTATTTACCCAGATCAAGAAGATGATCAAATGGGTGCGGTTGTTAATGCGGCAGGTGTTGGTCTAGTGAAGAATGCGCCAAATTCTCATAGTGCACATGTTTTCTTAGAGTGGATTCTTCAACCAGAGAATCAAAGAGAATTCTCTTATGCATCACTTGAAGTACCGATTAACCCTGAAATTGAAGCGGTTGAAGGTGCAGCGACAATTTCTGATTATAAAACACATGATATGCCTTTAAGTCAATTAGGTGAAGTGTGGGAAGATACACGTGAATTAATTGAACAATCAGGTCTTGATCTAGATCTGTAAGAAATAAGGAATACTTAGGCGAGTGGGAGTTGTGACGTCATGAATAAGCACCACGGAGACGATCAAAAAAAAAGACAATCTAATCAGGTTGGAGACAAAATGTCTCCAACCTCTCGCCGTTTCTTTACCAATTGGTTACCA
Above is a genomic segment from Bacillus sp. FJAT-45037 containing:
- a CDS encoding extracellular solute-binding protein, which produces MNKWLKAFLFSLLAVSIFALAACGADEEESEAPEEETVEEPADQEEVEADEEATAEETGELVVYSSRNENFVDALLEKFTADTGIEVMPLHAGDNATSRIKGEANNTQADIFISNDIGALENLRLEGLLEEANPEGVESIDQQYRADDNSWFALSARTRVLMYNKDLITEEEMPKSIEDLMDPTYEGEFAITRGGNGGMIGHVSALRNEWGDEKTKEWISDVKDNAGAILQGHGDIRRAVGAGEFKFGLVNNYYYHQQLAEPTDNNVGVIYPDQEDDQMGAVVNAAGVGLVKNAPNSHSAHVFLEWILQPENQREFSYASLEVPINPEIEAVEGAATISDYKTHDMPLSQLGEVWEDTRELIEQSGLDLDL